Within the Centropristis striata isolate RG_2023a ecotype Rhode Island chromosome 23, C.striata_1.0, whole genome shotgun sequence genome, the region agtcCCAAAGATGTGCATCCTGCCAGAGGCAAGTATTTCAACAAGTTTGCCTCTGCCTTTCCTCcaggtatttaaaaaatctgtttcaggTTTTGGGCATCGAACAAGTGAATTGCAAATTTTCACTTAATTATTAGCTTGCAATTGCAAGAACACGTGGAGACACTTACGACATGAAAAACAGTGTGCATGGATGGATTTGAACTAAAGAGACCAGTTATAAAACCACTTTTTCAATTCATCTTTTCAGCTCATGCTTTTGGTTAAACGAAGTGGGCCTGTTGCTGGCCTTTTATCATTACTAAGACACAATAGGTCTTTATCATTttccttcatttaaaaaaaaaatatatatatatatatatatatgtataataaagcagtgttttttaaataattgacatCATTGTGAAGCAGCTGACATTTTAGTATCAAATTTTGCCACTAGATGGTGATGTTTGAATATGAGAAGAGCCACAAGTGCCTTGAATGTTGCTTTGGCTGTGTGTGTTATCAAGTCCACTTATGTTGGTGCAGGTTTTGGAGAATGTTCAGGTAGAGTATAGGGTATGAGCAATTCAAAGTTAAATGAGTTTTAGATATTCAAAATTATGTAATCTATTGTGTGTATCTAATTGTTAAGACATGGCTTCAAAAGCACTAGTATGAAAGTATCACTTTCAAGGCTAAATCATCTCACTGAGATGCCCGTAGTACATACATGTCCTTCAGGGTGCAGCATTAGACAACCTTTGTTTTTACCCCGTATATAAAGAGAGCAAAGGGCCGGTCACATCACCGTCACACCAAGGTACACAATGCCTAGTGCAGTGTAAGCAGTTGGGTGAGCAGAGAGCCAGGGCTGTGGTGTGTGGAAAATGCTAGTGGAGGCAGACAATGCACTGGTCCGAGGCCTGACCAGCCCTCAGAGGGACAGGGGTCGCCTCACTGCGACAACAGCCCCCGTCTCCCtcccttctttttctttttttgagctCCACAGCATGGGCTCGGGGAGGACGCTGAAGTTCGCCCTGTGCGAGGTGCTGCAGTTTGCAGGCCTGTGCGTGCCACTCTTCATCGTCATGCAGAGGTTCGCCATTATCGTAGCTAAGGTCAAAACGTCGGCGCAGCCCCCCGGAGATGGCAGCACGGCCTACTGGTTGATCGTGGCCTCATCCATTGCTTATGTCACCTCCACCGCCCTGCTGGTCTGGGTACCCATGAAGTATATGGTGTTCATGAAGAAGAAGTTTCTCATTGGGAGAAAGAAGTGGTgagtttcttctgttttttgtccTGATGTCTGAGGCCTCAGAGCTGTGTATGGTCAGCAGCTAGGGGCCGCACTGCAGCACTGGCTGAGACCTGACCAGCTGGTTTGGACTGCACTACCATGAGTTAGCAAGTCTTGCAACTGGCTTTATCTTCCTTCCTTACTTCTTTCCCTTCCTTTGTCTTTGTATCAGGAGGCCTGTGGCCCTCGTTTATGTGATCCTGTCCACATTACCCTGCTTTGCCTTTCTCATCGCCAGCTCTGAGGTACAGCGTGTTGTGGAGTGTTTGCcttctgttttatatcagttTGTCTAGCCCTGTCACAATAACTACTTTAGTTGGATTAGCTGATATAATTAGCTACAGTGGGTCGGCTTGGttgggaatatatatatatatatatataatggttGGAAAACTCAGATCTGTTGGTTGAAATGTGAATTATAGAAAACAGCAGGTCTAAGATCAATGTTCTTTACCTGGCATATTATGCAATTCCATCTATGAATccattatcaataaaactacAGAGCACGGCCTTAATGCTGCCGTCAGTCAGTTTGTTGTTGACCCGCACTGGGCATCAGCTCCTGTACTGGTGGTTGgtcattcttttcttctttttttgatatttcCTAAATTAAGTCAAACCAAAATTACGTTAAAATAGATACTAAGCTGTTGGCACAAGGGTATAGAGTTGTTAATTTCTAAAGTCtctcaatgtttttattattatttttatttgtcttagGTACTGTGAAAAAATGCTTACTCTGTCAAGTCTTACAACAGTTGAGAAAACCCTGGAGTTTATTCTGGTATCATGTGactaaatcattatcatcaatTATTCACAAAAACACGTCTAAACACAACATGCAGTATTCGGCAATATATGAACATGACATCAATCATTTTGGCTAAACTAAATAAGTCAATACTGTAAGTATTGTGACAGGTCTAAATGTATCTGTATCCAGGTCTTTGaactttgaactttgacccttatGTTGCCATATTAGCAACAAAAGTCAGTCTGTAATTGTAGATCTTATAGTTATTTTGGACGATTGtgttttatcatcttttttctttttttaaatacccaccacaactttaaattttgtttgtgaatGGAATCACAGTGTGAGGCATTTGCCGGTGGAATAAAGGTGATGATTTGTGAGGATTCTTTTGGTTCTCAGGGGATGAATATGGATAAGGAGCTACTGATAAGCAGCTTGGTTCCTCTTCCTGTCCAAGCTGCCTTTGTCAAATCATCTGTCCATGAGGCACATTTTCACTTCCTTGCTGGCTGCAGTCCAGCTCTTCTAAGCTGTTTTATGTGGCCCTTTCTAAAGCCCAAGTTGACCTTTTGGCCCTTGCTTATCTGGTGTCTTTTAGAGCCATAAATTCTGCTAAGATGACCAGCTTGTCTGCTTTGTTCTGTGTCCTGTTGGTATGAAGTCCTGACTCAAGCAAATACCAAATCACTTAGCCTACAAACCCAGTGCCAGAGGGGGTCAGACATGTAGATGGAAATTCTTGGTGCAGAGGTCCTTTCATTTGTTTAGATTAATTGATGGGTTCTATATTTATTGGAAGTAATTAGATAATGTtctgtttaatgtttaactaatgGTTTTCTGGCTGTTTGCCCAGGTTCAGATAAAtaacaacatgaaacatgatACGTTCACGGAGCTCCCTGTATCACTAgtcctcttctctctcatcTGTATTGATGTTGTGGAGAGGATACGCCACTGCAGACTGACGGGCCAGGGTGAGCGCTGCTCTCTGAACACATTACACAAATCACTCACCGAGTGCTTTAGATCCTGAACTTTCCCCCTGCCAACTTCTATAGTGATACAAGCCCGGCTTTACATTTCAGGAGCTTGGAGCCAACAAACAATCATATAATATATCTAGAACAATTTGAACCTTTTTATTCTTTGGCTCTGTGCCtgcagttgaaaaaaaaatggtgcaaCTGAGGAAATGAGCAGACATTTGTTAACCACTTCTTGTAACACAGTGCTGAACTGACAAAACTGTAGCAATGTTTTTCTCAAGGGGGGCATTGACGTGGTTTTTGGTATGTCACTGTTTATGTGGTATTCCTTGGAAAAAGGAAGAATTTTTAACGTCAGCTGTCTCATTAAGTTTCGGCTCTGAACTCCACAGCAGATTAAAGGAATAGTGCAGATTCTTTGAAGTGGGGttatatgaggtacttatccataatcTACTATGGTAGATAGTGGTCAGCACATCCCCTGTTTGGAGAAGTGGGCAGGAGTACAGACACAGAAGCTGTGTTGTAGGTGTAAGTGttcgctatatttagaatattttcatcaCTTTACCTTGACATCAGACAGGCCTTTGCGATTGAGAACTGAAACCGTTATAtccatctatgctctcttcacaGCCACCaaactcctttgacaaaaacagtgattttagagAGTTCCCTACCGCTGCAATGagcatttagtttgtttgtattattgtgtgacttttggtGTTGTAAAACATAAGACAGGATTCACAAGAATAGCATGCCATTCCTACCAGTTCTCCTAAATTCTTCTCACAACAAGCGTCTCAAATTGGGGAAGTGTCAACGACCTTCTACTGTAGCTGTGGATAACAACCTTATAAAACCTGACTTCAtcaaatccaaactatcccttcaGTGGTTGTATTTTTATCATCACAAGATCTGGTGTCAGCATGGTGTATCCCTATTGATTTCTCATCATGTCTTTTTTCGCAACTTTGGccaaataatgtttataataaaaTCATGCTAAATGATTCTTATGTTTTGTTAATgttcacaaagtaaatatatgAATACCAACACCACATGAAGAAAAGCAAATGTCAGATTGTCTTTGCTCTGTGTAATCTGtacttttctctctccagctaaCGACATGGAGAGAGATGCTGACATCCCCTCCACTGTCCTCACACACGTGGAACAGGTAAACCCAGTAGCACCTATCTCTCCAGCTGCGCCAGGGCCAGCTGTGCCTGGGCAAGTTGCGCCAACTCCTATGCAACCGGGAGCAAGCCAGCACAATGACAGGAACC harbors:
- the LOC131961683 gene encoding transmembrane protein 236-like; amino-acid sequence: MLVEADNALVRGLTSPQRDRGRLTATTAPVSLPSFSFFELHSMGSGRTLKFALCEVLQFAGLCVPLFIVMQRFAIIVAKVKTSAQPPGDGSTAYWLIVASSIAYVTSTALLVWVPMKYMVFMKKKFLIGRKKWRPVALVYVILSTLPCFAFLIASSEVQINNNMKHDTFTELPVSLVLFSLICIDVVERIRHCRLTGQANDMERDADIPSTVLTHVEQVNPVAPISPAAPGPAVPGQVAPTPMQPGASQHNDRNQNGAGARPETNGTVPGIPGNPGRPFSISGLSSRSASTTAYRISPYAYTGPLRFLCASDARADVFVDSFMFWMDTVEMVRVAGHPLVYYSGWVFPIYIFSYLSCLRVVVMPHSPLLSSLGVAVQDFPFFFVRVGLIAFFGFVTPILYLMKNLLVCLAFVYFNFMTRLRVFNTERMFF